Genomic window (Sediminispirochaeta smaragdinae DSM 11293):
ACTCCTTTTGCGAATGATCGGCTTTTTCCCCACCAATGACCGCCCAGCAGGAGGGAGCTGTCGATGGTAAGGGAAAGAAAATCTGCAGGTAAACTTCGTATCGGCTTTCTGCTGCCGATACATATTGTATAATGGCGAGGTGAGCTCATAGATACAGGATAATAATTCCCATTCATAGATACCAGTTAGATTTCGATTTGCAGAGAAAAAGCTTCAGTCGTCAAGTTTCCCAGACGATACTAATACTAATAACGGGAGGATGTGTACGATGCATAAACGAGCACTGTTGGCAGCGTTCCTGCTTACCCTTGCCTGTAGCGGGGCTTTCGCCGGAGATGTTGCGGTCTTTGAAAACCTAGGCTTTTCTGATGACTCCCGATATCTTCTTTTCGGGCAGTACGGTATTCTTTCTGATGAAACCAGGGCCTATGCGGAGCTCTATGCCGTCGATGTGGCAAAAAATAGTTATCTTTCTGGTGGTGTTCTCAAAAAGGTCTATTCTGACGAAATTTTTCCGGGCCAAGATGGTTCCGGAGCCCTTTATATGGCACTTCGGGAGTTTTCTCCCATTGTTTCCAAATACAAATTCAATCATCTGGCCACCGGACGGATGGTCTATCTTTTGCTCAATGGAGCAGAGCCGCAGGATCGGCTTGAGTTTCGTGACTTTCAGCGAGGCGACAGCTTTTCTGTCGATCTTATCCAGCATCGCTATGGTGAAGGGGAAGGGACGAATCTATCCTCATCTTTCCACATCTCGGTAATGATTACCGATGCCGCGGGGAAAAGCAGGACCTATCAGGTCGGTCATCCCGATTTCAAACGGAAGGGCGTGTTGGAATATCGCATCAAAGAGGTCTTTTTCTCTCCCGACGAGAAGGGACTCGTTTTCGTCGTGGAACGGGACGAGGTCGACGGTAATGGAAACAATATTCGCTATATGGTGGAGACTCTGCGCTGGTAGAAAGGCTGCGGTCCCTGTTCGTGTGTTCATGGAGCGGGTCTTCTTGACCCGCTCTTTTTCTGTCTGTACAATATCCTTCGCAAGTCAATTTTGATCTGATCATAGGAAAAGAGGTTTCAATGGCCGAGAAAATCACCCCAAGAAGCGAAAACTATTCACAGTGGTATGTGGATATCATTCTCAATGCAAAACTTGCCGACTACTCCCCGGTAAAGGGTTCCATGGTTATCCGGCCGCATGGCTATGCCTTATGGGAAGCTATCCAGCGAAACCTTGATGATATGTTTAAGGCAACCGGGCATACGAATGCCTATTTCCCGTTGCTCATTCCCGAAAGCTTCATTAAGAAGGAAGCAGAACATGTCGAGGGCTTTAGCCCGGAACTGGCGGTAGTGACCCATGCCGGGGGAGAGGAGCTTGAAGAGCCGCTGGTCATTCGTCCTACTTCCGAGACGATTATCTGGAGCATGTATAAAAAGTGGATCCAGTCCTACAGGGATCTTCCGCTTTTGATTAATCAATGGGCTAATGTCCTGCGATGGGAAAAGCGAACACGGCTTTTTCTCAGGACCTCCGAATTCCTCTGGCAGGAGGGGCATACCGCTCATGCTACCGAAAAGGAAGCACGGGAAGAGACGCTCAGGATGTTGAACGTCTACAAGGAGTTTGCCGAAAAGTGGATGGCCATCCCGGTTCTGACCGGTGTGAAAAGCCCCAGCGAGAAGTTTGCCGGAGCCATCGACACCTATGCCATCGAAGCGATGATGCAGGACCACAAGGCCTTACAGGCAGGAACCAGTCACTTCCTCGGGCAAAATTTTGCAAAGGCCTTTGACGTTACCTTTCAGAACGATACGGGTAGTCTTGAGTATGTGTGGGCAACCAGTTGGGGAGTTTCCACACGCTTGGTCGGTGCCTTGATCATGACCCATTCCGATGACAAGGGGCTTGTCGTTCCTCCTAAACTGTCCCCTGTCGAAGCGGTTATTATTCCGATTTTCCGTAACAAAAATAAAGAAGAGGTTGTGGGGTATGCTCGCAAACTCTACGATCGCATGAAGGATGAGTTCCGGGTTAAGCTTGATGCCGATGATTCCAACAGCCCCGGATGGAAATTCGCCGAATGGGAGATGTTGGGTTGTCCCGTCCGGATAGAGCTTGGTCCGAGAGATATGGAAAACGGCAAGGCCGTACTTGTTCGCCGTGATAACGGTGAGAAGGAGATTGTCGATATCGAGGCTGTACCCGCGAGAGTAGGGGAATTGTTAGAATCGATACAGACAACTCTTTTCCAGAGGGCCCTTGAAAATAGAGAGACTCATACCTACGATGTCGATAGCTACGATCGCTTTAAGGCGATCTTCGACGGTGAGGGCGGCTTTATTCGAATGCCCTGGTGTGGAGATGCCGAGTGCGAAGCTGCGATCAAAGAGGAGACAAAGGCTACCATTAGGCTTATCCCC
Coding sequences:
- a CDS encoding DUF2259 domain-containing protein, with the protein product MHKRALLAAFLLTLACSGAFAGDVAVFENLGFSDDSRYLLFGQYGILSDETRAYAELYAVDVAKNSYLSGGVLKKVYSDEIFPGQDGSGALYMALREFSPIVSKYKFNHLATGRMVYLLLNGAEPQDRLEFRDFQRGDSFSVDLIQHRYGEGEGTNLSSSFHISVMITDAAGKSRTYQVGHPDFKRKGVLEYRIKEVFFSPDEKGLVFVVERDEVDGNGNNIRYMVETLRW
- the proS gene encoding proline--tRNA ligase; this encodes MAEKITPRSENYSQWYVDIILNAKLADYSPVKGSMVIRPHGYALWEAIQRNLDDMFKATGHTNAYFPLLIPESFIKKEAEHVEGFSPELAVVTHAGGEELEEPLVIRPTSETIIWSMYKKWIQSYRDLPLLINQWANVLRWEKRTRLFLRTSEFLWQEGHTAHATEKEAREETLRMLNVYKEFAEKWMAIPVLTGVKSPSEKFAGAIDTYAIEAMMQDHKALQAGTSHFLGQNFAKAFDVTFQNDTGSLEYVWATSWGVSTRLVGALIMTHSDDKGLVVPPKLSPVEAVIIPIFRNKNKEEVVGYARKLYDRMKDEFRVKLDADDSNSPGWKFAEWEMLGCPVRIELGPRDMENGKAVLVRRDNGEKEIVDIEAVPARVGELLESIQTTLFQRALENRETHTYDVDSYDRFKAIFDGEGGFIRMPWCGDAECEAAIKEETKATIRLIPFEQPELKGAVCPRCGKPADKIAVYARSY